CGATTCAGCCCACCCAATATGCCCATGTACGATGGAACGACCGATCCAAGGGAGCACATCTTAACCTACAAGCAGTGAATGATGACTATTCCAGTTCACAAGCATATGAGGGAAGCTAGCCTTTGCAAAGGGTTCGGTTCGACATTGATCAGACCCTCCTTGAAGTGGTTAACTAGCCTACCAAATGGATGCATCACCTCTTTCGCTCATCTCGACAACATGTTTAATCAGCAGTTCGCTAGCAGCAGATGCTTGGAGAAGCAGACGAGCGACCTGTACCGTGTGGTCCAACGCCCTGACGAACCTCTAAAGGACTACATAGCTCAGTTCATCAGAGAGAAGGTAACTGTACCAGAATGTGACGTTCCGACAGCGATCGAAGCGTTCAGACAAGGATTGTATGGCGAAACCGATCTTTGGAGGGATCTgatcaaatacccctgcaagacgttTGAGGACgctcaagccaaagcaatggcccaagtaaggttggaagaaactctcTATTCCAGGAAAGGAACCAATGACTACACCAAGACGGAGAGGCGATTGCCCTACCCCAAGAGAAACAGTGATCGTCCTGCcccttattcccgacctcaatatgtagcagtggtggaagatgacgacgactccgactggaagaatAGCCCGGACCTGCCaccaaaaattaacgaatattctttttgtgttgacactgtaggtctgatgaaccacctctcgaagatggggaaagcagtgcagTGGCCACCAAAGTCCAGTATCCCCGAATCAAAGAAGGATCCCTCaaaatggtgtgatttccaCGCCGACATCGGTCATACAACCAACGACTGCGTTGCATTAAGGAGAGAAGTAGCTTACCTATTGAAGAACGGATACCTCAAAGACGTCATGTCAGATAAAGCCCGTGGCGTCgtcaacaaagacaactctaactgtccatctcgacctcctccacctccccctcatactaaaactgtaaattttatcgctggaggttctgacatctgtggtttaacttattctgcagcgaagaggCATGCTCGAGAAAACGAGATAGACAGACTGGCCCGGGCCGTAGCCGCGaagtatctaacccctatatcttttgatgaatctgatgcaggggacatctaGGACAAACATCACGACGGCCTGGTAATATCCATTCCTGTTGGATActgcatgatcaaacgagtcctaGTCGACAACGGCAGCTCAACCAATGTGATGATGCTCGACTCCCTCAAAGAGATGGGGCTCAACCCGGATACAGATGTCGTCAAGAAATCCACCGTGCTGATTGGGTTCAGCGGCGAGGCAAAGGCCACCTTCGGAGAAGTCACCTTACCTGTTTACGCTCAAggaatcaaccaacaggtaaaattctgtgttattgattgcccttcatcttacaacattatcttgggcgaccctggatccacgacatgaaggccatcccctCAACATATCATCAGACCATCAAATTCCCaactcgatggggggttcaggaaatcaaaggagatcaACAAGAATCCAAAGAGTGTTACAAGGCAGCACTAAAACCCTCAGCCACCAATAAATCTTCTTTATAGCAACTACAGTCCTGTTCCGACCTAGCAGGCTACAAAGAACCCAAGTCTGAGCGACTTGACGAAGTCATCTTAGATCCTGCGAAACCAGAACAAGTCGTTTTCATCGGGTGTGACATGCCTGATGACATCAGGTCGGAGCTCATCGCATTTCTCAAAGCCAACGCAGATTGCTTCGCATGGTCCCATGAAGACATGCCAGGTatcagcccagacgtcatcactcacaaatTAAGTGACCCACATCACAAGCCCGTCAAGCAGAAACGGCGGAAGTTCACTCCAGAGCGTAACCAAATCATCAACGACGAGGTTCAGCAACTATTAGATACGGGAAAAATCAGAGAAGTCAAATATCCAGATTGGTTAGCCAATGTCGTTGTGGTTAGAAAGAAAAACGGGAAATGGCGTGTTTGCATagatttcaccgacatcaacaaagcatgccccaaGGATTCCTTTcccttaccccacatcgacgccatggttgatgctactgcaGGGCATGAAATGCTCACATTTATGGATGCATTCAGTGGGTACAACCAGATTCTGATGCACCCGGAAGATTAGGAaaaaaccgccttcatcacggaggggggaacttattgttacaaAGTCATGCCGTTCGGTTTAAGAAATGCAGGTGCCACCTACCAACGCCTAGTCAAAAAAATGTTCAGGAAACAGTTaggcgacacaatggaagtctacatcAACGACATGTTGGTAAAGTCCAAGAAAGCCTCCGACCACATTTCGCATCTCCAACAAGCCTTCGACGTCTTGCGAGAATACAAcatgaagctcaaccccaccaagtGCTCGTTCGGAGTCTCCTCTGGGAAGTTCTTAGGGTATatggttactcaaagaggcatcgaagcCATCCCTGACCAGATCCGCGCAATCATCAGCCTACAATCACCTCGAAATCAAAAGGACGTACAAAAattagcaggcagagtggccgccctcaatcgcttcatctccaggtcgtccgatAAGTGCAAATTATTCTACGACATCCTCAGGAAGAACGAAAAGTTCAGTTGGACCGATCGACATGAAGCTGCATTACAACAACTCAAGCAGTACCTGTCGAACCCTCCACTACTGTCCAAACCAAAAGATAATGAGGAGTTACAGATATACCTTAAAGTCAcggagtcgaccatcagtgccGTACTAGCACCAGAAGAAGACGGTAGACAGTTACCTGTttattacatcagtaagtcTCTCCTTAGAGCCGAAACGAGGTACGTCCATCTTGAAAAACTTGTCTTTGCACTAGTGGTTGCTTCCGTTAAATTACGCCCTTATTTCGAATGTCATCCTAtaactgttagaactaactatcccatgaagtcaatcatgaggaaacccgagttgtctggcaggatgtccaaatgggcaatacAACTAGGTTGTTACGACATCAGGTACAAACCTTGCACAGCCATCAAATCGCAAGCTCTAGCAGATTTTGTGGTTGACTTCAGCCCAAGCCTACAACACGAAGCCGACCAAGAAATCAACATACTGACGGATGATGGATCCTCGTCGACATGGACTCTACATACTGACGGCTCCTCTaacatacgggggacaggcctAGGCATtgtgctaaagtcgccacaacgggacaccatagtacaatctgtctattgcgagttcaaagctaccaacaatgAGGCGgaatacgaagccttgatcCTGGGATTATCACTAGCACTCGACATGAGTATCCGCCGACTCGAGGTATGTTATGATTCACTATTGATTATCAGTCAGATTAACAGTTCGTATGCAGCAAAGGACTCAAAGATGCAGGCttacttggaaatagcaaaaaggctcgttaacaagttcgactcatgcacctgtagacacctacttttgtccccattcccgaaagggaaaggttcgatgatgaaaacataaatctccacttgacaacgcatctcctataaaataacgaatctcaatcacccttcccgtttcacccttcggctatttatagaaacctgctatttatggaagcctgctaaaaatagtaactgccgtaaagggtagcttctaaaagtggcaagtcataaaagatagaaacctgtcagaattaggtgttgcactccaacataaatcctaaatgagatagaaaactgcgagaatcctattcctaatatgattcggaaataagagttacgtattaattaaaatcctaacgagcctagagttcgtaacgggcccagacgcattccgtcatgaaattgatacgcactaaaagactcgattaagtctcaaacactacggatttcaggaatctgaatctgactaagaaaacagcccagaccctattttcaacgcctggctctgggcgccgaaatcttcggcgcccaggcctgggcgctggaattacctgggtacgtgattttttcctaattctttgtggattagagctctgcaattctatctttccacaaactcttttctataaatatagcccaagttcgacgtgaaacaacaacacacaattcatattctgagtattgactccaacccctagcctaagcctcacgctgcgaaattgttcacacgttctgtcgcaatcgatccgtaaatcgaacagaacgtatcctgtcccataatttgagattcgttaaataaaaaggacaaATAGCatagtcaaagtggttagttttctgagaaccgtgacgcacctctcaagggtgcgtcgtaatgtgccccttttctatgatttaattgctttcctcgcccttttttatgatctgttaaactaactaaatctgattgttctaccacgcctaacaaatataatatttttgggaaattggattatcatgctaggtcccttaatgctgtttaaatcagataatcgcgatcgatctagtattatatgttgcatattgctaaaatcaactcagattagtttaatagttaacgcatgtctcttcaattatttatgctgagctagtaaggatatcctacctctggagttatcgacgagcgagtactcctctcggtagttacagtcccccgaaccctcaatctctaccttgcgtgtgtatgttgagagatccccacactagggatcacaagggaacctacggccgtcgtggtcaaacataattgcactccttttatgtcacgataaccgggttttgtcagtttttctcattgtcgttaaaaactgaatgacgactcctatattactagtcaattgggtgtaaactcacaggaaatccaattacacttgattgaataaaaagaatcgtcacacccacgagggacgaggtcacgcattagcctcgtgctttttcgaccccctcacagcaccctacaacaaataccaagagatcagaacacccaggctgacgccttagccaaCCTCGGCTCAAAtatcaaacctaaactcacttccatccccgtagtccacttaatgtacccatccatcaccaaagataacctacccatcaccgaacaAACTCCACCTACTCAAGTGCCTTCATGGCGCGACCCCTACATACACTTGCTCAACCACAACACCACcccacctggagtcacccacGAAAAGTCTTTCCGCATGAAAGCCTCTAGATTCATCTTGATCCATGGGATATTGGTCAGAAAATCAGTTGCAGGACCGTACCCGAGATGCCTAGATCACGACGAGATCGAGTCCACATTGTGAAACATACATGATGGCGAATGTGGAAACCACGCTGaaggaagaagcttagcccacaaaactcttaccatgggatattattggcccaccatgaagaaagacgcaatAGCCTTTGCCAGGAAATGCGATTCTTGCCAGCGGTTCGCATCCatctctcaccaaccttgtgaagtGCTCCACCCCATCCtgtccccttggcccttcatgaagtgggggatggacatagtgggacccttaccacaagcatcaggacagcgcgtcttcatgttggcaatgactgattacttctccaaatggatcgaagctgaAGCATTTAAACGAGTTCGAGATACCGAGgtcatctcgttcatcaaacgaaatgtccttagtcggttcggtatcccttccgagatcgtctgtgacaatggttctcagttcatcagcaacaaaaccaaggAATTTTGCAGCAGATACAACATCACCTTGCATACCTCAACACCGAGATACCTTCAAGCAAACGGCCAAGCCGAATCaagcaacaaaatcatcatcaacaacctcaaaaAGCGTCTTGAtgacgccaaaggaagatgggcagacgaaTTACCCATGATCCTTTGGGCCGACAGGACAACACCCAAGACGGCGACCAATCATACTCCTTTCTCCCTAGTCTTCGGTTGCAAGGCAGTCatccctcccgaagtcgagctccccacagcaagaagcagCTTTATGGcaccaggaatgaacgactcagtccTGGCCTACGACATTGATACCGTCGACGAACTCAGAGAAGCGGCATTGATCAGGATGGCATCCTACCAACAAGCAGTCGCGAATAGCTACAACAAGAACGTGAGAGCTCGAGTATTTCAGCAaggagattgggttctgcgcaaagtctttccaaacaagaaagATCCTCGACATGGCAAGTTGGCtccgacatgggaaggtccttaccagattgtaagacgaacaggtcatggcGCGCACGAGTTTGTTGACAAAGACGACACACCTATCCAAAGAAGTTGGAACGCAACACACCTGAAATTGTACCATTTGTGAACCCTTGaatcttttctttttctagTTTTTTCCTAACACACAGGAACTTAGGCATTCGCCGCCGCTATGTCGACACCCCAACGCAACGGTGTGGGCACGACGTATCACGAACTCGAGAACATCTCGGACATTACTGTGATAAAACGCACTTACAAGTGACAAAAGAAGTTAagtcctgaaggaaataatgcccttggtccaagtatgcattctatgttaagtctaataaatgcggttcagtattaattaacaagttaataattcagtgagatcaagtgagctgaatgcctagctagaggccgcttcagttcaagtggaattaatgatattaatccacagcttactcttgactgaacccgtagggtcacacaaatagtacgtaaacggatcaagtatttaatggcattaaatactccatctatgaatattcggaaccgacggatcttggtttcagtgggagctaagatcgtcacaggcaagaaatgaatactccggaaacgatgatattgccggaaacggaaatatggatcgtatcggaaatatgaatattatccaagtcgtagatgttgccggaaacggaaacatggtacgtatcggaaaatattattggaaatggaaatattaccagaatcggaaatattgccggaaacggaaatattgtcagaatcggaaatattaccggaatcggaaaataattccggaaacggaaatattaaatatttgttcgaaacggaaattaattccggaatcggaaatattaaatattgttcgtatcggaaataaattccggaactggaaatttaatcggaagcgtatcgtacgaattagcatcggacgaggcctgccggacgaaggcccagcacgaagccgggccatggcccagcaagcacgcgcgccacaagcccagccaaggcagcgcccaggcctaccgcaaggcaggcccagcgcgcgccaaggccacggatgcgtgggcagcgctgcgtgggctgctgctcgcacgcgcatgggcagcccttgtggctgccgtgtgtgtgtgagtttgtgctcatgcgtgattcctaaatctacaagagttagtgtatgattaaattcctattcctaattggataaattaattaaatagaattcatgtaggattctaatttcaattaattcgtatcctactaggattacgattccttttccataactctataaataaaggcctaggggtcattatttatacacaagttttaagtattcaaaactaagatttttaagcagaaaaatcagccaatattcttgcctacctaaccgaaaatattagaaccttaagggcgattctagttggtcaatcttaaggcggatccggacgtgctgtggactatctacggagggacgacacttggagtcctaaagacttgttcttgttcggttcgggcgcagctagggaaggcacgcaacaaagagtatgcatctaaactatgctaaatgattatgtgtaaataatatgtttcctggctttatggtttttccgcatgatttattaactgtcatatgaatcataacctaacagtggtatcacgagccccttattattttcataatctaaattgcatgaacatggttaaatattacaaatttgcaagaattaaaaggggtgattaattttcgtaattgttaattaattgcaaattgcgtttatttaattatacgtacgcagtttttcggcagtttcttcgtcactcatccaaatcgagtgatttttgtgtcaattccgcatgtaaaaggcattctaaaattttgacaaaaatagtatttttc
This Spinacia oleracea cultivar Varoflay chromosome 6, BTI_SOV_V1, whole genome shotgun sequence DNA region includes the following protein-coding sequences:
- the LOC130463008 gene encoding uncharacterized protein, which gives rise to MTIPVHKHMREASLCKGFGSTLIRPSLKWLTSLPNGCITSFAHLDNMFNQQFASSRCLEKQTSDLYRVVQRPDEPLKDYIAQFIREKVTVPECDVPTAIEAFRQGLYGETDLWRDLIKYPCKTFEDAQAKAMAQVRLEETLYSRKGTNDYTKTERRLPYPKRNSDRPAPYSRPQYMGKAVQWPPKSSIPESKKDPSKWCDFHADIGHTTNDCVALRREVAYLLKNGYLKDVMSDKARGVVNKDNSNSKRHARENEIDRLARAVAAKYLTPISFDESDAGDI